The DNA region GCGATGCTGGCCGATGCCGCGTTTGCTCTCGCGATCGCCTACAGCGTGGTCATCCCAGCGCTACGCTATATCGGATTTGTGAAGTGATCCGCGTCGCCGCGGAATAGAAATCAGGAGGGGGGGCCACCACTGGTGGCCCCTTTATTTTGTGTCCTTGCGCCAATGGCGCCCGCCCCTCAACCATAGCTGGACCGTGGACCGGTTCACGCGCAGCGCCTTCGAGATGGCCCGCGCCGACAACCCTTCCCGGTGCAGCGCCAACGCCCGGTCGCGCGCCGGATTGACCACCGCCGAGCCCCGCTCGACCACCATCAGTTCGAGCCCGAGCGCCCCGAGCATCAACCCCATGCTCAGCGGCCCCAACGTCCGCACCATGCCGGCCCCGAGCAGTTTTCCAGAGTAACCGACCTGCAAGCCGGACCGCTCGTCCAATTCCAGGAGCGAGATTCCGAGATCATCCTTCCTGTCCCGCAGGCATTGGACGAGCGCGCGGTAGTCACTCACGATGCGCGGCGTCCAATCCGTCTTTGGACGGCTGGGGTTCATCTTGCCAGCAAGCATGGGGTAGCCGTTATTTCATGAGAACATGGGGCGTTTTCGATTTGCTCACGCCGGCCGCTTCGATTGCGGAGATTTGGGCCGGCGGGTCGTCAACCCATCGTCATCTGCCGGAGAGGCGATGCCGCGGGACAGCTCCGAAAGGCGCATGGCAACGCGCTCCCGGTCGGCCTTTGGCACGTCCCGAACGACCTCCGCCGACAGGATGCGGCGGATGGTGATCTGCTCAGCCCGCACAGGGATGACCTGCTGCCGCGCCAGATGCGCCAGTTCGGCGCTGGACGGGCGGAACGCCTTGTTGTGGCCGGGCGCCTCGCCGCGGATGAACCGCCGACAGGCGGCCTCCACGGCCCACGCCGGCAGATCCTCGACGGCGGAGACGTAGCCCGCGACCAGCTCCTTCACATCGACGTCGGCGCCAACCGCGGCGCCCGCGGGGAACAAGCCGAGCATCGCGAGGACGGCGCGCGCCGCTGCCCGCCGGTCGCCCGGCTTAAGCGCTTCGGCAAGCTCCCAGTCCCGCGCCGTGAGCACGGCGCGCTCAGCGTCGCTCAATGCGTGGCGGGATGAGATCGAAAGCCTCGTCGGGTCGCCCGTCCACGACACCAGATGAGCGGACGCCTTCGAGATCAGCCCCGCGACGTGATCCGGCCGGCTCGGGGAAAAGGTCGTCAGCGTCAGGGAATTGCTGGTCATCCAAAAGCTCCTCGGCGAGGGCAAAGAACGGGTTGCGGCGCTGCGCCGGAGGCCCCGGCGGCGGGCGGCTTGGTCCGCGCTGGACGGCGTTGCGGCACCAGTTGCGCCACGTCGCCGACCAATCGAGCTTCACGGCGTCCTTGCCGGCCTTCGCGGACCAGTAGTCGCGGAACCTCGCGGCCTCGCTGGCGACGTCCGCCGGCCGCAGGCCGATGCTGACGGCTGCGTTCCGATCCTCGGGTGTCGGCGTCCAGTCTGCCGGCAGGCGAGAGCCGCGCTTCGGCGCCTTCTCGCGGGCGCCCCCCAACGAAGGGGCGACAGCCCCTGAGTTGGGGGGGGTGGTGGGGGTAGTTGTTAGAGGGGGTGTGGGGGAGGAAGAAGAAGGGGGCGGCGGGTCTTGTGACTGTCCTGTGACCGTCACAGCATTGTCCTGTGACCGTCCCGCGACTGCCCCGTGACCGTCACAGGACAGACGCTCACGAGAGCGCCGCTTGCGCGCTGCGGCCTGCGACCGGCGGTCGGCGTCACGCTGCTCGGCGACCTCGATGGCCTCGACGGCGATGGCGATGGCTTCCGGCGTCGCGCCGGCCGCGGCCATGCGGCGGATCAGATCGGCGAGGTTGCTCACGCGCGACCCCCGCGGTGCGACAGCTTCTGCCGCAGCGCGCGGCCGATCTGCTGGCGGAAGAAGTCGATCTGATCGCCTTCGGACCGCGGCGTGCAGGGCATCCGAATTTGGACCTTCTCCGGCCCGGCCATGAACTCAAAGAGGATGTGCTTGGTCCGATAGACCTGGATGTCCTCGGCCCCGATTTCGCGGAGGAGCTTCATGGCCTCGACGACGTGAGGCCCGAGGCGGAAATAGTCGCGGATCGGCTCGCCCTTCATCGCTCGCCCCCGATCTTGAGGCGGTATGAAGGACGGCGGTTCGGTCCAAAGCACTCGACGGTCGCCACGCCGGCCAGCCGGCGGCGAACCTGACGAATGAGGTCCTTGACGTGCGGCCGAGAGACGATGGCCTTGCGCGCGATCTGGCTTCCGTCGATGCCATCACAGCCGGCCAACGCAAGCGCCTGAATGGCGCGAGCCTGCTCGGCCGACACCCGGATCAGCGGGCCGCCGCGGCCGATCTGGACCGTCCATTCGAGCGAGACGTTCAGATGAACCCGGGGACGTCGAGAGGGACGGTCTCGACCAGGATCAGCGAGCGCGGCGTCAGGCTGTAGCGCTTCTCCGCCATGACCTGCGCGGCAATCGCGTCGTCCTTGTAGGCGACCTCCTGCAGGGCGTCCTTGATGAGCTTGATGTAGTTGTCCGTGTCCGGCCGCGTGATCTTGAGAAGCCCCTCGGACGCGACGCGTTTCTTGTTGGACCAGCTCGTCGGCGGCTCGCACATGAACGACGCTGTGATCCGAAGCGGACCGGCCAACAGAGCCCCCCCAGAGGCGCGCATCGCGCTCAGGGCAGACAGCTTGACGACTTCCATGTAGGAGGCTTGCGGTTCCGGCGTCCAACGCCGCTTTCCGCACGACCGGGCGCGCGCCCATGGCACAGGCTCTCCGTCGATCAGGATTTCGAGGCGCATGCGGGCTTCGAGCGGGATTCGTCGCGCTGCCGGCGCCGCTCAATGAGGTGCGGGGGCAGCTCGTTGGGGACGGCCCGGGCGTCGTGCCAGATGTGCGGCGCAACCTCGTGCGCGCCGACCTCGCCGCCGGTCGCGAAGTGGATCGCCAGAGCCAGGTCTGGAGACGGCCTCGTCAGGCCTGTTGCGGCGCTCGAAATAGCCTGCTGGGAATACCCGCAGAGCGCAGCGAGCGCAGATTGAGTGCCGACAATATCGACGGCGCGCACCACGGCCGCGTTGGGCTCGCGCTCGGTGAATGACACCTTGACCTCCGTAACAACCGCCAACCATTTTGGTGGTTGGTATTGGTTGCCACGGTGGCGGACTGGTGTCAACCACGGCCTTGCATTCGCTGGTTGCGCATTTACAAATTCAATGGTAAACGTTACTCAGGATGCGGTAAGAGCAAGACAGAGTCCGCATTCACAAGGGGTGGCGTCATGATTGATCGTTCCGCGTTTATCTCAGCGAGAGTTGCAATCGGCATGTCTCAGTCGGAATTGGCTGAGGCTGTCGGTTGTGCTCAGCAGACAATCGGAGCGATTGAGGCTGGCCATACGAAATCATCAAAATTGCTTCCGAGGATTGCGGACATTCTTGGTGTGAGCGTTCTTGATCTAGACAAAGATTTCCTGGTGCCAACCAAGACGCCGGCCGCGAAGAATTATGCCGTTGAGACGAGCTGCACTGTCCTTGAGCTTCGCTCGCTCGCGATAAAGCGCGCATCGGACGGCACCGTCACCACGCAGTTTCAACCCGGGTCGGTCGGGTCGATTTCTATCGGCAACGGCCTGGGGGGCGGCTCATATGCGGTTGTCGTCGCGCTCGACGACATGGCTCCGGAGCTTCGGCCCGGCGAGACAGCGGTTGTTGATGGGGCGGCGACGCCGCTGGCCGGAGAGTTGCACATCTTCCAGTCCGCCGATGGGGGCGTGATGTTCCGCAACCTCGTGTCGGCTGACCATGCGGAAGGCGTCTATGTCGTCGAGAGCTGGAAGTCGAAAAGCCGCGAAACCATAAATGCTTGCGATTGGCCCCTTATTCAGCGCGTTATCGGGAAGTTTGCGCGCAAGTGACCCAAGGGCACACAAGCGGCAACCATTTTTACAATTTGAATGGTTGACGCCGCCCACAACTGGGCTGTAGATCGGTTGTCGCCGCGGTGGTGCGGCAGAGGCAACAACCGATCATGCTACCAACCATTGAGTTTCTGGAGCGCGGCCATGTCGGCGCTCCCGGCCTCTACCAGATGCCGGCAGAGGCGTATTATGAGGACCCGTGCCCGGAACCGTCGCTGACGCAGTCCATCGTCAAGACGCTTCTTTCCCGCTCTCCGGCTCACGCCTGGATCGAGCATCCGCGGCTCAACCCCAAATTCGAGCGGCCCGACCCGACGCAGTATGACGTCGGCATCGTTGCCCACCGTCTCATGATCGGGCTCGGGCGCGACATCATCATCCTCCGCGAATACGAGAACTGGATGAAGTCCGCCGCCAAGGAGGCGCGGGCGCAGGCCGCCAAGGAGGGGATTCTCGCCGTCCTCGGCAAGGACTTCGACCGTGCCGAGCGCATGGTCAACGCGGCCAAGGAGACGATTGCGCGCGCCGCGGTCCACGATCCGGCTCTCGATGGCCTGTTCGACCCCGAGCGCGGCAACGGCGAGGTGGTCGCGGTCACGAACAGCGGCGGCGTCTGGCGGCGCGGCTCCTTGGACTGGCTGTCCAACGACCTCCTCACCATCGCCGACTACAAGACGACCGGCATGTCGGCGGCGCCGCACGTCATGTCGAAGCGCATCATCGACGCCGGCTACGACATCCAGTCCCCCTACTACATCAGCCTGTTGGACGAGCTGCACCGCGAGGGCGTCGGCCGGCGCCGGTTCATCTTCGTTGTGCAGGAGGACGAACCGCCGTTCGCGCTGACGTTCATCGAGCTGTGCGAGACCGCGCAGACGGTTGGGCGCGAGAAGATCGAGACGGCAAAGGCGATCTGGTGCGGATGCCTGAAGGCCGGAGATTGGCCGGCATATCCGCTCCACGTCCAGCGGCCCGACTATCCCGCCTGGGCCGCGGCGCAGTGGATGCTTCGCGCCGCCACCGACAACACCCTCGTCGTCCCGTCCCCGGACAGGCAGGCGGCCATCGACATCCGCACCTTGAGCGCAGGTTGACGCCATGACGCGACAGTTCGTTGCATCTCCAGCAAAGCGGGATGCGGTCCCGCTCCTGTTTGGCATTACGGGGCCGTCAGGCGGCGGCAAGACGTTCTCCGCCCTGCGGCTTGCCACCGGCATCAGCGAGGTCGTCGGCGGCGATGTCTTCTACATCGACACCGAGGCCAAGCGAGCACTTCACTATGCGGACATGTTCCGCTTCCGGCACGTCCCGTTTGAGCCGCCGTTCGGCGCGCTGGACTATCTGGAGGCTCTGCGCTTCTGCAAAGCGCAAGGCGCCGGCGTTGTTGTCGTGGACAGCATGAGCCACGAGCACGAGGGGCCGGGCGGGCTTCTCGACTCGCACGAGCGCGAGCTTGATCGCATGGCCGGCGACGATTGGAAGAAGCGCGAGGCCATGAACATGCTCGCGTGGCAGAAGCCGAAGTCGGCCCGCCGCGCGCTCATCAACGGCATCCTCCAGATGGGGGTCAACGCCGTGTTCTGCTTCCGAGCGAAGGAGACGGCAAAGCCGATGCGCGGCGACGACGGCAAGACGCGCGTCGTGCAGCTTGGCTTTATGCCGATTGCCGGCGACGAGTTCGTCTACGAGATGACCGTCAACTGCCTCCTGCTGCCGGGCGCGAAGGGCGTCCCGACGTGGTCGAGCGACAACGTCGGCGAGCGGCAGATGATGAAGCTGCCCGAGCAGTTCCGCGGCCTGTTTGCCAAATCGCGCCCGTTGGATGAAAACATCGGGCGAGAGCTTGCGATGTGGGCGCGCGGGGGCGCCCAGGGGCCGGCCGCTCCAGGTGCCGAGCCCTCAAAGCCGTCCGAGCCTGCCAGCGAGGATGGCGCCCCCGCAGCCGGAGAGCCCGAGATGACGGCCTCCGAATACATGCACCTCGTCGCCACAACATGCGAGGCCGCCAAGGGCGGAACGATGCTGCGCGAGTGGTGGGGGAGCCCCGCACAGAAGGCCCTCCGCCGCTCCATCGGGCTCACCAAGGAGCAGGTCGATCAGGCGCTCGACATCGTGAAGCGCCGGCTCGGCGAACTGGAGGGCGGCGGCAATGCGTAGCAGCCACCTGACCAGGGTCGGCGTGGGCGCCAACGGCACGCGGTCCGGCATGTTCCATTTCGCTGGCGGTGGGCCGGCCTGGGCGACGTGCGGGAAGTGCGCCGCATTTTGCCGTGCCGGCGGGATCGGAGGAGCTGCTGGCCGGCCGTTTGAGGGTGAGCCCAGCATCACCGTCCACGGTGTGTGCAATAAGGTTAAAGAATACACAAATCGTTGGGGGAAGCCATTCCCGTCAAACTCGCTGGCATGCAAGTATTTCATCAAGCGTGAAAATTAGAGGGCCATAACGTGGAGATGGTCATTAAATTCCTTCTTTCGACTATGGTTGTTGTCCTGCTTCTGTCGCTGTTCACTTGGCTCGGGTATTTGTGCGGCTACCAGAACGGCGTCCATGATGCCTCCGTGGACTTTGCCGAGGCGGCCAAGGGGAGCGGTGGCGATGCGCGCTGACTTTCGGAAGCCGTGGAGCACAGAGGCCGCAGCGCACCGCGTCCTGAGCGGGCGCTTCACGCAGGGGAACACGAACTGGAAGCGGCTATGGCCTCACCTCATTCGCGAGCTGAAAGAGGGCGAGTGGCACGGCTACGCGAGGGCGCTCGACGACATCCTCGGCATCTTGGACGACCGCTTCGTCCATCCGTTCGGCGCGCTCCGCGAGGGGCAGGCCGACATGCAAAGCCGGATCAGGGACGCCATCGAGGCGATGCGCCCGCCGCGCCCGCCGCCGGCAGCGCTCGGCGGCATCTTCATGCCGAAGAATGACATGGAGGATGGCGCGTGATGCGGGCGACGAGGAAAGCGCGCTTCGAAGCGCGCTTCGACGCGCAGGCCCGGAGGGTTGTGTCTGTTTGGGTCGTCCGGTGCCGCAAGTGCGGAGAAGTTGGGGAGTGGGAGGCGCGCGCGATGCGCGTCCCGACAGCCGACAGCGACATGAAGGTCCTCTCCTCGTCCATGCGTCGGGACGGGTGGGACGTCGATAGCAAGATCACAAAGCCGGTCTGCCCGACGTGCTTGGCGGCCCGGTCCTCAACGAACAAGGAGAAGCCGACCATGGCGTGCGTTCCCGTCACGGCCGAGGCCAAGACCGTCCAGCAGCCCGCCAAGCCCGCCGTCGCCGTGGAGCCCCCGCGCTCGGCAACGCCGCGTGATCGACGCCGCATCCAGGACACGCTCGACGACGTCTATGACCTGGACGCGGGCGGCTACAAGCCCGGCGCCTCAGACGAGGAGGTCGCCCGCCGTCTGGACGTGCCGCGCGCCTGGGTGTCCGAGGTCCGCGACATGCTCTACGGCCCGGCCATTCCGGCCATCATCGCCGCGCTGCGGCCCGACATCCGGCGCGTCGAGGATTTGCTGGTGAGCCTGCGCCGCGATGCCCAATCCGTCGCCTCCCGCATCGCGGCGGCGGAGCAGGAGTTGGGCTCGCTCAAGCACAAGGTTGCGACCGCCACAGCGGGCCGCTGACGGGCGGGGACGTGCAATGCCTCCTGATCTGACTCCTCTCTACATTTCCGACAAGGAGGCCGGGCTGCTGCTGCTGGGGCGCAAGCGGGCCAGCGAGTGGCCCGCTATCGCCACCGTTCTCGAGCGGTCCGGCCTACCGAAGGTCGATCCTCTGATGGGCGGGCGATACTGGCCTGCGGTTAAGGCATGGTTGGACCGGCGACATGGTGTAGGATCAACCGGCGGTGGTTACGCCGCAGATGGACAGGAGAATTGGAGCTATGGAAGGAAAGCAAAGTCCGTGTGAGCCAAACGTCAGACCGCGTCCAAGGGGAGACGGAAGCGTGGCGTGGTATTGGACTTGTCCAAAACCCGCAAAGACTGCCGGATACA from Blastochloris tepida includes:
- a CDS encoding helix-turn-helix domain-containing protein, which encodes MLAGKMNPSRPKTDWTPRIVSDYRALVQCLRDRKDDLGISLLELDERSGLQVGYSGKLLGAGMVRTLGPLSMGLMLGALGLELMVVERGSAVVNPARDRALALHREGLSARAISKALRVNRSTVQLWLRGGRHWRKDTK
- a CDS encoding RusA family crossover junction endodeoxyribonuclease, whose protein sequence is MRLEILIDGEPVPWARARSCGKRRWTPEPQASYMEVVKLSALSAMRASGGALLAGPLRITASFMCEPPTSWSNKKRVASEGLLKITRPDTDNYIKLIKDALQEVAYKDDAIAAQVMAEKRYSLTPRSLILVETVPLDVPGFI
- a CDS encoding transcriptional regulator — translated: MSFTEREPNAAVVRAVDIVGTQSALAALCGYSQQAISSAATGLTRPSPDLALAIHFATGGEVGAHEVAPHIWHDARAVPNELPPHLIERRRQRDESRSKPACASKS
- a CDS encoding helix-turn-helix domain-containing protein, which codes for MIDRSAFISARVAIGMSQSELAEAVGCAQQTIGAIEAGHTKSSKLLPRIADILGVSVLDLDKDFLVPTKTPAAKNYAVETSCTVLELRSLAIKRASDGTVTTQFQPGSVGSISIGNGLGGGSYAVVVALDDMAPELRPGETAVVDGAATPLAGELHIFQSADGGVMFRNLVSADHAEGVYVVESWKSKSRETINACDWPLIQRVIGKFARK
- a CDS encoding PD-(D/E)XK nuclease-like domain-containing protein, translated to MLPTIEFLERGHVGAPGLYQMPAEAYYEDPCPEPSLTQSIVKTLLSRSPAHAWIEHPRLNPKFERPDPTQYDVGIVAHRLMIGLGRDIIILREYENWMKSAAKEARAQAAKEGILAVLGKDFDRAERMVNAAKETIARAAVHDPALDGLFDPERGNGEVVAVTNSGGVWRRGSLDWLSNDLLTIADYKTTGMSAAPHVMSKRIIDAGYDIQSPYYISLLDELHREGVGRRRFIFVVQEDEPPFALTFIELCETAQTVGREKIETAKAIWCGCLKAGDWPAYPLHVQRPDYPAWAAAQWMLRAATDNTLVVPSPDRQAAIDIRTLSAG